In Hippocampus zosterae strain Florida chromosome 3, ASM2543408v3, whole genome shotgun sequence, a genomic segment contains:
- the LOC127597354 gene encoding LOW QUALITY PROTEIN: PSME3-interacting protein-like (The sequence of the model RefSeq protein was modified relative to this genomic sequence to represent the inferred CDS: substituted 1 base at 1 genomic stop codon) has product MAKGGTGLTRKFVSEAELDERSKKRQEGXEKVRKPDDPEQVPEQEYDSRSLFERLQEQRDKKQEEFEKQFKFKNMVRGLDDDETSFLDEVSRQQSLVEKQRRDEEKQEQLEYKISFVETLSLDSKLCCSEQEAGGGRRPAGAENQQTVTGLAPKSPSTPP; this is encoded by the exons ATGGCAAAAGGGGGGACAGGTCTCACCAGGAAGTTTGTTTCAGAAGCCGAGCTTGACGAGAGGAGCAAAAAAAGACAGGAGGGGTAGGAGAAAGTTAGGAAGCCTGATGACCCTGAGC AGGTCCCTGAGCAAGAGTATGACTCGCGTTCTCTCTTTGAGCGTCTGCaggagcagagagacaaaaagcAAGAGGAATTTGAGAAACAATTCAAATTCA AGAACATGGTGAGGGGATTGGACGATGATGAGACCAGCTTCCTGGATGAGGTTTCCCGGCAACAGAGCTTGGTGGAGAAGCAACGCAGGGATGAAGAGAAACAGGAACAGTTGGAATACAAAATATCCTTT GTTGAAACTCTCAGTCTTGACAGTAAATTGTGTTGTTCAGAGCAGGAGGCAGGAGGAGGGCGAAGACCAGCGGGAGCTGAAAATCAACAAACTGTCACGGGCCTGGCGCCCAAGAGCCCATCGACCCCCCCTTAA